One Cryptomeria japonica chromosome 9, Sugi_1.0, whole genome shotgun sequence genomic window carries:
- the LOC131066940 gene encoding thioredoxin-like 3-3, translating to MDTSNSSNESGSKKGLEGTGLSLPVNLHGNLKSVHDDNELKEVFKHLKATKTPAIISYGASWCYVCRDILPTFCNLSNEYPNSVFVYADVDECPEVTKDVRYTPTFRFFRDGDVADEFYGAGQQRLRDRAWLHF from the exons ATGGACACAAGTAACTCGTCAAATGAGAGTGGAAGTAAAAAGGGTTTGGAAGGCACAGGGTTGTCCCTCCCTGTGAATTTACATGGGAACCTAAAGAGTGTCCATGATGACAATGAGCTTAAGGAAGTCTTCAAGCATCTCAAGGCCACCAAGACTCCT GCTATAATTAGCTATGGAGCTTCCTG GTGTTATGTTTGTAGGGATATACTTCCTACCTTCTGCAATCTCAGTAATGAGTATCCAAACTCTGTATTTGTCTATGCTGATGTTGATGAGTGCCCAGAAGTGACAAAAGACGTTAGATACACACCAACATTTCGATTTTTTCGGGATGGAGATGTAGCAGATGAATTCTATGGTGCTGGCCAGCAAAGGCTACGTGATCGAGCATGGTTGCATTTTTAA